Proteins from a single region of Micromonospora sp. WMMA1363:
- a CDS encoding ISAs1 family transposase, with protein MSSSLTEIVLPHRPPSLPSPVVVTGSDRDSDRRSLFVALAVINDPRDPRGRRYPLVSVLAAAVCAVLAGACTFAAVADWMRFQDESVWTRLGFDGRVPAATTVWRLLIRLDAEVLSQVLACWLRERAGPVVIGGRRGRLVIAIDGKVARGARLADGRQVHLLSAYDTSTGIVLAQVQITAKSNEIPAFTPLLS; from the coding sequence ATGTCATCATCACTGACCGAGATCGTGCTGCCGCACCGACCCCCCAGCCTGCCGTCACCGGTTGTGGTCACCGGTAGCGACCGTGACAGTGACCGCCGCAGCTTGTTCGTGGCGTTGGCGGTCATCAACGACCCGCGCGATCCGCGGGGCCGGCGGTATCCGCTGGTCAGTGTCCTGGCGGCGGCGGTGTGCGCGGTACTCGCCGGGGCGTGCACGTTCGCCGCGGTCGCGGACTGGATGCGCTTCCAGGACGAGTCGGTGTGGACCCGGCTCGGGTTCGACGGCCGGGTACCGGCCGCGACGACGGTGTGGCGGCTGCTGATCCGGCTCGACGCCGAGGTGTTGTCGCAGGTCCTCGCGTGTTGGTTGCGGGAGCGGGCCGGGCCGGTCGTGATCGGCGGGCGCCGGGGGCGACTCGTCATCGCCATCGACGGGAAGGTCGCCCGGGGTGCCCGCCTCGCCGACGGGCGGCAGGTGCATCTGCTCTCGGCCTACGACACCAGCACCGGGATCGTGCTCGCCCAGGTTCAGATCACGGCGAAGTCGAACGAAATCCCGGCGTTCACCCCGCTACTGAGCTGA